The Helicobacter cetorum MIT 00-7128 region TGCTCTTTTTAAAAATTATAGTATTAAAGTAACTTTTAGAAATGTCATAGAGGGCGATAAACTAGGCTCGCTTACTGCCTATGTGAAAATGAATGATAAAAGCGTGAAAGTCCCTATGCAATACACTATTGCCGACAATAAGCTTGTGATTAAAGGGGTCTTGGATTTATTGAGTTTTAGTTTGAAAAATGAATTAGCAAGCCTTACCAAAAGATGTGAGAGCCAACACGAAGGCTTGACTTGGTCGCAAGTTGAGATTCAATTTGAAAGTTTAATAAAGGAATGATTAAAGATTATGGAGTTGTTGCATAGTATTAATGATTTTAATGAAGCTAAGCAAGTGATTGCTGGGGGGGTTAATTCACCTGTAAGGGCGTTTAAGAGTGTTAATGGCACTCCACCCTTTATCTTAAAAGGTAAGGGGGCGTATCTTTATGATGTAGATAATAATCACTATATAGATTTTGTGCAAAGTTGGGGGCCTTTGATTTTTGGGCATGCAAACGAAGAGATTGAAGAAAGCATCATCAACGCTTTAAAAAAGGGCACTTCTTTTGGAGCTCCTACAGAGTTAGAAACCACTTTAGCTAAGGAAATCATTACAAGTTATGATGGTTTAGATAAGGTGCGTTTAGTCAATAGTGGCACAGAAGCGACTATGAGTGCGATACGCCTTGCTAGAGCCTTTAGCCAAAAAGATGATTTGATTAAGTTTGAAGGGTGCTATCATGGGCATAGCGATTCATTGTTAGTTAAAGCAGGCAGTGGGTGTGCGACTTTTAGCACGCCATCATCTTTAGGCGTGCCAAGTGATTTTAGCAAACACACTTTAGTGGCTCGTTATAATGATTTAAACTCTGTAGAAGAATGCTTTAAAAAAGGTAATGTAGGTTGTGTTATCATTGAGCCCATTGCAGGGAATATGGGGTTAGTGCCGGCTAAAAAAGAGTTTTTGCTTGGTTTAAAAGCTTTGTGCGAAAAACATCAAGCGGTGTTGATTTTAGATGAAGTGATGAGTGGGTTTAGGGCTAGTCTTAGTGGTTCGCAAGAATTTTATAATATTGTGCCTGATTTAGTAACCTTTGGTAAGGTAATAGGTGCAGGGCTTCCTTTAGCGTGTTTTGGGGGGCGTGCTGAGATTATGGACTTGCTCTCGCCTGTTGGGGGCGTATATCAGGCTGGCACTTTAAGTGGTAACCCCTTAGCCGTGAGTGCGGGACTAAGTGCGTTATATAAACTTAAAAGAGATAAAACTCTATATGCTCGCTTGAATGCTCTAGCCATTCGTTTAACTCAAGGTTTAAAAGAGAGCGCCAAAAATTACAATATCGCTTTACAAACGCTTAATAGGGGGAGCATGTTTGGCTTTTTCTTTAACGAAAATGAGGTGTGTGATTTTGATGACGCTTTAAAAAGTGATACCGAGATGTTTGCAAAATTTCATCAAAAAATGCTTAAAAAAGGCGTGTATTTAGCATGTTCAAGCTTTGAAACCGGCTTTATTTGTGAGCCTATGACTGAAGAGATGATTGATTTGGTTATTTTAAAAGCTAGTGAGAGTTTTGATGAGATTATCAAGGGCGTGTGAATTTTTGTGAAAAAGCCAAAATATTACAAGCTTATAGAAGGGGCGAATTACTTGAGCCTTGGATTGTCTATGGTGGTGGCAATTCTTATAGGCGTGGCGATTGGTTATGGGCTTAAAAAACTTACGGGTATTTCATGGCTTTTTTGGCTTGGGGTTGTTTGGGGCGTTTTAGCAAGTTTTTTGAATGTCTATAAGGCTTATAAGAACATGCAAAAAGACTATGAAGAATTAGCCAAAGACCCTAAATATATACATAAAACAAACATATGACAGATACAAAAAAACCCATGTGTCAAATTAAATGCTTGTTGGTTTTGCTGGTTATCAATATTATCGGTGCTTTAGTGGTCTATCGCTTCGCATTATTTCAAGGGGTTTTGAATTTTGAAGGGGGTTTTTTGGGGTTTTTTATCGTAGTGTTGTCTTCGTATTATGGCGTTACAAAGCAGTTAAAAGAAAAAAATTCAGAAAATCCACAAGAGAAAGAAAATAACCCTACAAAGTTTCAAAAATTCGCCCTAGGTTTGAAAATGTCTTTTAATTTATGGCGTTTAGGGGGGTATATCGTTTTATTAGGTGTTTTGGGCTTACTTTTATATTTTCATCTTTTTAATGGGCTAATGTTTCTTATAGGCGTGTTTGTTGGTTCGCTTTCTAGTGCGTTACTAAGATTTTTGAAAAATAGGTAGGCTTTTTGGAATACTTGCTTGTAGGGGTTTTAGGGCATATTGACCATGGAAAAAGCTCTCTCATTAAAGCGATGAATGGGTTTTGGGGGGATAGTTCTAAAGAAGAAATGAGACGCTCTATTACGATTGAGCCTAGCTTTTCGCACTTAGAGCTAAAAAACAGAATGATTGCTTTTGTGGATACGCCAGGGCATGAGAGCTTGATTTCTAAAACGATTAATGCGAGTTTGAGTTTGGATTTGAGTTTGTTAGTTGTGGATATTAATGAAGGGATTATGCCTCAAACTAACGAGCATTTGTTGATTTTAAACGCTTTAAACATTCCTTTTTTATTAGTGTTGAATAAATGCGATTTATGCCAAGATTTAGAGAGTAAAAAAGCTCAAATTCTAAAAAATCTTCCTCAAAGTGTGGGGGTTGTAGAAACAAGCATTTATGATAGTAAGAGCATAGAGAATTTAAAACAAGCCCTTTTGAATTATAAAATAACGAATAAAAATGGAAATAGAGACGGCTTTTTTAGAATGTATGTAGATAATGTGTTGCATAAGCATGGCTATGGCACGATTATTTTAGGCACTATTTATCAAGGCATTATCCATAAGGGCGATAAGATTTTCATTAATGATTTGAAAAAAGAAAGTGTAGTGAGAGCCTTACAAGTGCATAAAGTTGAAGTCACAAACGCACAAGCTCATAGTAGAGTGGCACTCAATCTTAAAAATATTGAGACTAAAGAGCTTAAAAATGGCATGTGTTTAAGCCCTAAAGCTAAAATGCGTGGGTTTGATAAAATAGATATTTTTACTCGCACCCCCTTAAAACACTTGCAATGCGTGAATATTCAAATTAGTGCCAAAAAATCTCTTGCTAGAGTGCTAGATTTAGGCGGGAATTTTTATACTTTAGAATTAGAAGAGCCCTTTTTTGTGTGTTTTAAGGATTTGGGGGTAGTTAGTGTGGCTAATAGGGTAGTGGGGGGCTTAGAAGTTTTAAACCCGATTACTGACCCTTTAAACAAGGCGTTAAAATTAGAGCTTTTAAAAGCCCTTAAACTTGATGATTTTAAGAAAGCTTTTGAATTGCTAGCCTTAGGGCATTTAAAAGGCTTTGGGCTAGGGTGTGTGGAGCAACGCTTTAATCTCAAATTAGATGAAGCTTTAGAGATTGCTAAAGAAACGAATTTGCTTTTAGATGAAGAAAATGTAACCTTGTATTCTTTGAAAGCCTTAGAAAGACGCATTAAATTCTATCGCTCTAAACTCTCTTCAAGCACTCTTTTTGGAGCGGGTGATTTTTTAAGCCTTCAAGCTTTAGAAACTTTAAGAGAACTAGGCGCATTAGACAAAAAAGATGGTTTGTATCTCAAAAAGGGCTTAAAGATAGATAGTATTAAAAATAAGCTCAGCCAAAGCATGCTTGAACTTTTAGAAAATCCCACGCCCCTAGCCCCCTATAATCTCTATGAGACTTTAGACTTGGATAAAGTTACGGGTGATAATTTATTAAAAAGCTTGACTAAGGCTAAAAAAGTGGTGCGATTGAATAAGAATGTGTTTGTGGGAGCCATAACGCTTAGCAAAATTTTAGCTCAAATGCGTTCTATCATTCTTAAAGATGGTTTTATAGATGTGAGTAATTTTAAAAAGCATTTAGAAATCTCTCGTAAATATTTAATCAACTACCTAGAATACTTGGATAGTTTTAAGGATATTAAGCGTGAAAAGGACAGGCGGTATTTGGGGTAAAAATTTGCTTGGAAAAAAGGGTTTATTCCAAGTTTAAACCTCAATAATGGGGGGCATTAAATTAAACCTTTGTTAGCAATGAATCGTGCTAGCTCGCCTCTACCAATAAGCATTACCCCATTAGAATTGGCTAGATTTTGTGCGGACTTTGTGAAGTGGTTGTTGGTAATCACGCAAGCTTCTTGACAACCATAATGAGACTTTGCCCCAACAACTTCTTGGATAGCCTTGATAGAAACTGGTTGGGAGTAACATTTGGCTTGCACAGCCATTCTCTTATCTCCTTTTTCACAGATTAAATCCGCTCCATAATCCCCACTTTTTTGAGTGATTTCAACCTCAAATCCTTTGGCGACAAAAAAGGATTTGGCGTATTCCTCAAATTCAAATCCATCCATTTCATCAATATCCTTTAGAGTAAGATTTAAGTCGTTTTGTAGTTTGAGGTTTTCAATCTCTGATTTTAGAGATTGATTTTCTTGTTCCAATTCTTTTTTCTTTGCCTCAAACGCTTCTTTTTTCTCTTTGAAGTATTCCGTTCTTTTTTTAAAACTTTCTTGTTGCCACTCAAGTGCTTCTTTCTCCATTTTTAGTTTCTTTTTTTCTTGTTCTAATTCTTGTCTCTTTATTTCAAATTTTTCTTGTTCTGTTTTTAATCTTTCTTTTCTTTTGTTAAGATGTTCTGTCTTTTTCCTTAAGTGCATTTTTCTTATTTTTAAATTTTTTCTTACTAGAAAATTATGCGCTATCAACATACAAAAAAGCACAAGGCAACCTAATATAACCAATAGTTTGATTGCTAAATCCATAGATGAGGTAGCAAGAGGATAAGACATAGCTTTATGGGCAAGCAAATCCCAATTTTTCTTAAAAAACGGAAAGAATAAATAAGCTAAGTAGGCTATAGAAACAAGCATAAAGCAAGTCCATTTTGTCTTTATTCTATGGGTAAAAATTCGTTGAATTAGATACAACATGATTGGATATGTAAAAATAATAATTAATAATTTTACAATTAACATTGTAGATGATACTCCAAAATAAGGTAAAAGCTCTGTTTTAGCGTTAGCTATAGAGTGGCTATGTTTTGTATTATGGACTTAAGCTGTTGTGTGGCATAAGAGAACTCAAAGAATGATTGAATGCGATTAGGTATATACAGAAAGCTATACCTAAAATACCTAGTGTTACCATTGGATATCGAAAAATTGCAAAAATAATCCAAAAAATTAGCATTCCAAAGGCTATTAAAATCTTTATATCTGTCTCTATTTTATTTTTTCTTGCCATCTTAATCTCTATCCAAACTTCACCAAAATCATTCCACTAAACGCATTGTCTTTATAAAATTCTATGCGATAGATTTTGCCAAGTTTATCTAGTGAAAAGCGCTTTTGAAAGTCCTTTAGTTCAATCGTATAACCCACTTCATTAGGCTTACTCTCTTTAGTTGCACTAAAGCCAATCACATTTGCACGCATATTTTCAATGGCATGGATATAAAAACTCTCTTTAACTTCAATAACACTTCCTATTTTTATAACTTGTTCGCTATTATCTATTCGCATTTTTACTTCTTCTAAGGAATTGTCAAATTCTGTATAAAAGGGCGAAAGTCTTGTCATAAGTTTGTTGCCGTATTTTAAAAATACTTCTTGTTTATTTTCTACTAAGCCTACAATGTAAGCGTTACTTTCTATAGGAATATCTGAAATATTAGTAT contains the following coding sequences:
- a CDS encoding YceI family protein — encoded protein: MKKLMLVSLCLVGFLQAVNLDMSSAKMTWTAFKTKAKTPVSGSFDNITYKLGKSQESLKTLLEGANASMDGLKVNLGDETKNKNVKEAFFALFKNYSIKVTFRNVIEGDKLGSLTAYVKMNDKSVKVPMQYTIADNKLVIKGVLDLLSFSLKNELASLTKRCESQHEGLTWSQVEIQFESLIKE
- the hemL gene encoding glutamate-1-semialdehyde 2,1-aminomutase gives rise to the protein MELLHSINDFNEAKQVIAGGVNSPVRAFKSVNGTPPFILKGKGAYLYDVDNNHYIDFVQSWGPLIFGHANEEIEESIINALKKGTSFGAPTELETTLAKEIITSYDGLDKVRLVNSGTEATMSAIRLARAFSQKDDLIKFEGCYHGHSDSLLVKAGSGCATFSTPSSLGVPSDFSKHTLVARYNDLNSVEECFKKGNVGCVIIEPIAGNMGLVPAKKEFLLGLKALCEKHQAVLILDEVMSGFRASLSGSQEFYNIVPDLVTFGKVIGAGLPLACFGGRAEIMDLLSPVGGVYQAGTLSGNPLAVSAGLSALYKLKRDKTLYARLNALAIRLTQGLKESAKNYNIALQTLNRGSMFGFFFNENEVCDFDDALKSDTEMFAKFHQKMLKKGVYLACSSFETGFICEPMTEEMIDLVILKASESFDEIIKGV
- a CDS encoding AtpZ/AtpI family protein, with translation MKKPKYYKLIEGANYLSLGLSMVVAILIGVAIGYGLKKLTGISWLFWLGVVWGVLASFLNVYKAYKNMQKDYEELAKDPKYIHKTNI
- the selB gene encoding selenocysteine-specific translation elongation factor → MEYLLVGVLGHIDHGKSSLIKAMNGFWGDSSKEEMRRSITIEPSFSHLELKNRMIAFVDTPGHESLISKTINASLSLDLSLLVVDINEGIMPQTNEHLLILNALNIPFLLVLNKCDLCQDLESKKAQILKNLPQSVGVVETSIYDSKSIENLKQALLNYKITNKNGNRDGFFRMYVDNVLHKHGYGTIILGTIYQGIIHKGDKIFINDLKKESVVRALQVHKVEVTNAQAHSRVALNLKNIETKELKNGMCLSPKAKMRGFDKIDIFTRTPLKHLQCVNIQISAKKSLARVLDLGGNFYTLELEEPFFVCFKDLGVVSVANRVVGGLEVLNPITDPLNKALKLELLKALKLDDFKKAFELLALGHLKGFGLGCVEQRFNLKLDEALEIAKETNLLLDEENVTLYSLKALERRIKFYRSKLSSSTLFGAGDFLSLQALETLRELGALDKKDGLYLKKGLKIDSIKNKLSQSMLELLENPTPLAPYNLYETLDLDKVTGDNLLKSLTKAKKVVRLNKNVFVGAITLSKILAQMRSIILKDGFIDVSNFKKHLEISRKYLINYLEYLDSFKDIKREKDRRYLG
- a CDS encoding restriction endonuclease yields the protein MHLRKKTEHLNKRKERLKTEQEKFEIKRQELEQEKKKLKMEKEALEWQQESFKKRTEYFKEKKEAFEAKKKELEQENQSLKSEIENLKLQNDLNLTLKDIDEMDGFEFEEYAKSFFVAKGFEVEITQKSGDYGADLICEKGDKRMAVQAKCYSQPVSIKAIQEVVGAKSHYGCQEACVITNNHFTKSAQNLANSNGVMLIGRGELARFIANKGLI